A part of Miscanthus floridulus cultivar M001 chromosome 6, ASM1932011v1, whole genome shotgun sequence genomic DNA contains:
- the LOC136461132 gene encoding vesicle-associated protein 2-1-like, with product MAAAEAASSAPAPERLLEVEEDEVVIDFKPNAKCRADLRLRSLHPSLPVAFKVQTSSPLKFLVSPPRGAVPPLSTASLRVVLRPQPHAPPSFPRSPADRFLVLSSLSAARLDSAVGGSKGGGGGGGGVSAVRLRVFFGGPYLLRLAADAGDAAAVRLVSSKVLRYVHRIGILSTVIDQSDFTERD from the coding sequence ATGGCCGCGGCGGAAGCAGCCTCCTCCGCGCCAGCTCCCGAGCGTCtcctggaggtggaggaggacgaggtggtgaTCGACTTCAAGCCCAACGCCAAGTGCCGCGCCGACCTCCGCCTCCGCTCGCTGCACCCGTCCCTCCCCGTCGCCTTCAAGGTCCAGACCTCCTCCCCGCTCAAGTTCCTCGTCAGCCCGCCGCGCGGCGCCGTGCCGCCGCTCTCCACGGCGTCCCTCCGCGTCGTGCTCCGCCCACAGCCGCACGCGCCGCCGTCCTTCCCGCGCTCCCCTGCCGACCGCTTCCTCGTCCTCTCCTCGCTCTCCGCGGCGCGCCTCGACTCCGCCGTGGGCGGCagcaaaggcggcggcggcggcggaggcggagtcAGCGCCGTCCGCCTCCGCGTGTTCTTCGGCGGGCCGTACCTGCTGCGCCTCGCCGCGGACGCCGGCGACGCCGCGGCCGTGCGCCTTGTTAGTTCTAAGGTTCTTAGATATGTTCATCGGATCGGGATTCTTAGCACAGTAATAGATCAATCGGATTTCACAGAGAGAGATTGA